One region of Emys orbicularis isolate rEmyOrb1 chromosome 4, rEmyOrb1.hap1, whole genome shotgun sequence genomic DNA includes:
- the BTBD10 gene encoding BTB/POZ domain-containing protein 10 isoform X1 yields MAGRPHPYDSNSSDPENWDRKLHNRPRKLCKHSSTPSRVAKGVDNTRMSLHGASGGHERSRDRRRSSDRSRDSSHERSESQLTPCIRNVTSPTRQHHGDREKDHSSSRPSSPRPQKTSPNGSNSSVGNSSRNSSQSSSDGSCKTAGEMVFVYENAKEGARSVRTSERVTLIVDNTRFVVDPSIFTAQPNTMLGRMFGSGREHNFTRPNEKGEYEVAEGIGSTVFRAILDYYKTGIIRCPDGISIPELREACDYLCISFEYSTIKCRDLSALMHELSNDGARRQFEFYLEEMILPLMVASAQSGERECHIVVLTDDDVVDWDEEYPPQMGEEYSQIIYSTKLYRFFKYIENRDVAKSVLKERGLKKIRLGIEGYPTYKEKVKKRPGGRPEVIYNYVQRPFIRMSWEKEEGKSRHVDFQCVKSKSITNLAAAAADIPQDQLVVMHPTPQVDELDILPIHPPPSNNDVDPEGLNPAL; encoded by the exons ATGGCAGGACGGCCTCATCCTTATGACAGTAACTCCAGTGATCCAGAGAATTGGGATCGGAAATTGCATAATAGACCCCGTAAGCTTTGTAAACATTCAAG tacaCCATCTCGTGTTGCTAAAGGAGTAGACAATACCAGAATGAGTCTTCATGGTGCTAGTGGTGGACATGAGAGATCACGAGACAGACGCAGGTCAAGTGACAGATCACGAGACTCATCCCATGAAAGATCAGAGTCTCAACTCACTCCATGTATCAGGAATGTAACTTCACCAACAAGACAACACCATGGTG ATCGAGAAAAGGATCACAGTTCATCTCGGCCAAGCAGTCCTCGTCCTCAGAAAACTTCCCCAAATGGTTCCAATAGTAGTGTTGGGAACAGCagtagaaacagtagccagtcaaGTTCAGATGGGAGTTGCAAGACTGCTGGGGAAATGGTATTTGTATATGAGAATGCAAAAGAAGGAGCCCGGAGTGTGAGAACCTCTGAACGAGTTACTCTTATAGTGGACAACACTAGATTTGTTGTAGATCCTTCGATTTTTACTGCACAGCCTAATACAATGTTGGGCAG GATGTTTGGATCAGGCAGAGAACATAACTTCACCCGTCCCAATGAAAAGGGAGAATACGAAGTAGCTGAAGGAATTGGCTCAACTGTGTTTCGTGCTATTCTG GATTACTATAAGACTGGGATAATACGTTGTCCTGACGGAATATCTATTCCTGAACTAAGAGAAGCATGTGACTATCTTTGCATCTCCTTTGAATATAGTACTATCAAATGTAGAGATCTCA GTGCTCTTATGCATGAATTATCAAATGATGGTGCTCGCAGACAGTTTGAATTTTACCTTGAAGAAATGATTCTTCCACTGATGGTAGCTAGTGCCCAAAGCGGCGAGAGAGAGTGCCACATTGTTGTGCTTACGGATGATGATGTGGTTGATTGGGATGAAGAGTATCCTCCACAGATGGGAGAGGAATATTCACAAA TTATTTACAGCACAAAGTTGTATAGATTCTTCAAGTATATTGAAAACAGAGATGTGGCCAAATCGGTTCTGAAGGAAAGGGGGCTCAAGAAGATTCGATTGGGTATTGAAG GTTACCCCACATACAAAGAAAAAGTGAAGAAACGGCCAGGTGGGAGGCCAGAGGTGATTTACAACTATGTCCAAAGACCATTCATTCGGATGTCTTGGGAAAAAGAAGAAGGAAAGAGTCGGCATGTTGACTTTCAGTGTGTAAAAAGTAAATCTATTACAAAcctagcagcagctgcagcagataTCCCCCAGGACCAGCTAGTGGTAATGCACCCCACACCACAAGTGGATGAGCTGGATATTCTACCTATTCATCCTCCACCCAGCAACAATGATGTGGACCCGGAGGGACTAAACCCAGCACTCTGA
- the BTBD10 gene encoding BTB/POZ domain-containing protein 10 isoform X2: protein MSLHGASGGHERSRDRRRSSDRSRDSSHERSESQLTPCIRNVTSPTRQHHGDREKDHSSSRPSSPRPQKTSPNGSNSSVGNSSRNSSQSSSDGSCKTAGEMVFVYENAKEGARSVRTSERVTLIVDNTRFVVDPSIFTAQPNTMLGRMFGSGREHNFTRPNEKGEYEVAEGIGSTVFRAILDYYKTGIIRCPDGISIPELREACDYLCISFEYSTIKCRDLSALMHELSNDGARRQFEFYLEEMILPLMVASAQSGERECHIVVLTDDDVVDWDEEYPPQMGEEYSQIIYSTKLYRFFKYIENRDVAKSVLKERGLKKIRLGIEGYPTYKEKVKKRPGGRPEVIYNYVQRPFIRMSWEKEEGKSRHVDFQCVKSKSITNLAAAAADIPQDQLVVMHPTPQVDELDILPIHPPPSNNDVDPEGLNPAL from the exons ATGAGTCTTCATGGTGCTAGTGGTGGACATGAGAGATCACGAGACAGACGCAGGTCAAGTGACAGATCACGAGACTCATCCCATGAAAGATCAGAGTCTCAACTCACTCCATGTATCAGGAATGTAACTTCACCAACAAGACAACACCATGGTG ATCGAGAAAAGGATCACAGTTCATCTCGGCCAAGCAGTCCTCGTCCTCAGAAAACTTCCCCAAATGGTTCCAATAGTAGTGTTGGGAACAGCagtagaaacagtagccagtcaaGTTCAGATGGGAGTTGCAAGACTGCTGGGGAAATGGTATTTGTATATGAGAATGCAAAAGAAGGAGCCCGGAGTGTGAGAACCTCTGAACGAGTTACTCTTATAGTGGACAACACTAGATTTGTTGTAGATCCTTCGATTTTTACTGCACAGCCTAATACAATGTTGGGCAG GATGTTTGGATCAGGCAGAGAACATAACTTCACCCGTCCCAATGAAAAGGGAGAATACGAAGTAGCTGAAGGAATTGGCTCAACTGTGTTTCGTGCTATTCTG GATTACTATAAGACTGGGATAATACGTTGTCCTGACGGAATATCTATTCCTGAACTAAGAGAAGCATGTGACTATCTTTGCATCTCCTTTGAATATAGTACTATCAAATGTAGAGATCTCA GTGCTCTTATGCATGAATTATCAAATGATGGTGCTCGCAGACAGTTTGAATTTTACCTTGAAGAAATGATTCTTCCACTGATGGTAGCTAGTGCCCAAAGCGGCGAGAGAGAGTGCCACATTGTTGTGCTTACGGATGATGATGTGGTTGATTGGGATGAAGAGTATCCTCCACAGATGGGAGAGGAATATTCACAAA TTATTTACAGCACAAAGTTGTATAGATTCTTCAAGTATATTGAAAACAGAGATGTGGCCAAATCGGTTCTGAAGGAAAGGGGGCTCAAGAAGATTCGATTGGGTATTGAAG GTTACCCCACATACAAAGAAAAAGTGAAGAAACGGCCAGGTGGGAGGCCAGAGGTGATTTACAACTATGTCCAAAGACCATTCATTCGGATGTCTTGGGAAAAAGAAGAAGGAAAGAGTCGGCATGTTGACTTTCAGTGTGTAAAAAGTAAATCTATTACAAAcctagcagcagctgcagcagataTCCCCCAGGACCAGCTAGTGGTAATGCACCCCACACCACAAGTGGATGAGCTGGATATTCTACCTATTCATCCTCCACCCAGCAACAATGATGTGGACCCGGAGGGACTAAACCCAGCACTCTGA